A portion of the Pseudomonas sp. PSE14 genome contains these proteins:
- a CDS encoding GntR family transcriptional regulator, translating to MTFKAPDSLAEQIAHHLAERIIRGELKERERIQEQKVTQTLNVSRGSVREALLILERRHLVVILPRRGAQVSELSASHVESLYSLVTELYIMLASSVARRWREEGDLQPFMAIQQRLLDNLERGDINAFVESSFDIMRAAFPFAANPYLQETVENLLPAISRTYHLALERRKGEMSQFIGSFEQLLRAVVGRDEAAIREVLLDYSRRNSQLVLAALAER from the coding sequence ATGACGTTCAAGGCCCCGGACAGCCTGGCTGAGCAGATCGCGCACCACCTTGCCGAACGCATCATCCGGGGCGAACTCAAGGAGCGTGAGCGCATCCAGGAACAGAAGGTCACCCAGACCCTCAACGTCAGCCGTGGCTCGGTGCGCGAGGCGCTGCTGATCCTTGAGCGCCGCCATCTGGTGGTGATCCTGCCGCGCCGGGGGGCGCAGGTCTCCGAACTCTCTGCCAGCCACGTGGAAAGCCTGTATTCATTGGTCACCGAGCTGTACATCATGCTTGCCAGCAGCGTGGCCCGGCGCTGGCGCGAAGAGGGCGACCTGCAGCCGTTCATGGCGATCCAGCAGCGCCTGCTCGACAACCTCGAACGCGGCGATATCAACGCCTTCGTCGAATCCAGCTTCGACATCATGCGCGCCGCCTTCCCGTTCGCCGCCAACCCCTACCTGCAGGAAACCGTGGAAAACCTCCTGCCGGCCATCAGTCGCACCTATCATCTGGCCCTGGAGCGCCGCAAAGGCGAAATGAGCCAGTTCATCGGCAGCTTCGAGCAATTGCTCCGCGCCGTGGTCGGACGTGACGAGGCGGCGATCCGCGAGGTGCTGCTCGATTACAGTCGGCGCAACAGCCAACTGGTCCTGGCCGCGCTGGCCGAACGATAA